A window of Haliscomenobacter hydrossis DSM 1100 contains these coding sequences:
- a CDS encoding SUMF1/EgtB/PvdO family nonheme iron enzyme has translation MADRDLVRKDPHNSNASTPRGKNHLLAIAINEYQNCTKLSNAVLDVEAFIEVMTSRYNFEKDNITFIKDTEATKRRIDRAFDRLIDMVSDQDNLIVYFSGHGRHHERRGGFWVPVEAGISDEDWPDYLSNDHIKSYLARIKSFHTFLIADSCFSGSLFIDTSKEKFNGDRRDTEPSRWGLTSGKKEIVSDGQPGQHSPFAAALLDVLRKADQPPGVMRICDLVLEKVAANAQQTPMGSPLQVVGHQGGQMVFYFREDEELEWAAALAANTRKAYSAFYNKYSKGDYGKLALEKLSLVEEKEIWDKVSRSRESALLLYIHENPYSPYLEEAQQLVEKLQKVASIVESPYVKPSPVRPGLIIPEHMVLVEGGTFEMGDVLGDNKYSNETVHTVTVSDFLLAKFQLRYEEYDVFCTFFSRKLPDDWGKGGGRRPVANVSWYDAIQYCNWRSDLENLDKVYVIHSDSITITVDWTKNGYRLPTEAEWEYAAREKGRRVRFGNGKSIADPHEINFDGSKSSQKEYSVVGSNRGETVEVGLLKPPNKLNLYDMSGNVWEWCWDWYGEYSQEVQINPKGPDEGLFHVYRGGSWDVSADRVRASFRPDRRPEKDHFNVGFRLARTATNV, from the coding sequence ATGGCCGATCGTGATCTCGTCCGCAAAGACCCTCATAATAGCAATGCCTCTACTCCCCGAGGCAAAAACCACCTGCTGGCTATCGCCATCAATGAGTATCAAAATTGCACCAAGCTGAGCAATGCTGTTTTAGATGTAGAAGCTTTTATAGAAGTGATGACTAGTCGCTATAACTTTGAAAAGGATAACATCACTTTCATCAAAGATACCGAAGCGACTAAAAGACGGATTGACCGCGCTTTCGACCGGCTGATTGATATGGTCTCCGATCAGGACAATCTCATCGTTTATTTCAGTGGTCATGGCCGCCACCACGAACGGCGAGGCGGATTTTGGGTTCCGGTCGAAGCTGGCATTAGTGATGAGGACTGGCCTGATTATTTATCCAATGACCACATCAAAAGTTACCTCGCACGAATCAAAAGTTTCCATACTTTTTTGATTGCAGATTCCTGCTTCTCAGGTTCTTTGTTCATCGACACGAGTAAGGAGAAATTTAACGGAGATCGTCGTGATACTGAACCGAGTCGTTGGGGTCTCACTTCGGGTAAAAAGGAAATTGTGAGCGATGGGCAGCCCGGCCAGCATAGCCCTTTTGCTGCTGCCTTGCTGGATGTTCTGCGCAAAGCTGATCAGCCGCCCGGAGTTATGCGGATTTGTGATTTGGTATTGGAAAAGGTAGCGGCGAACGCGCAGCAAACACCAATGGGGTCACCTCTGCAGGTTGTAGGGCATCAGGGAGGGCAAATGGTGTTTTATTTTCGGGAGGATGAGGAGTTAGAATGGGCGGCGGCACTAGCAGCCAATACCCGCAAGGCTTATTCAGCCTTTTACAACAAATATTCAAAAGGGGATTATGGCAAACTAGCGCTGGAAAAACTGAGTCTAGTAGAAGAAAAAGAGATTTGGGACAAAGTGTCTAGAAGCAGGGAATCAGCATTGTTGTTATATATACATGAAAACCCCTATAGCCCTTATTTGGAAGAAGCACAGCAACTGGTGGAAAAATTACAAAAAGTGGCAAGTATAGTCGAGTCACCATATGTCAAACCATCTCCCGTTCGACCCGGACTCATTATCCCCGAACACATGGTGCTAGTGGAAGGCGGGACTTTTGAGATGGGAGATGTGTTGGGCGATAACAAATACAGTAATGAGACGGTTCATACGGTAACTGTAAGTGATTTTCTGCTTGCAAAGTTTCAACTCAGGTATGAAGAGTATGATGTTTTTTGTACGTTTTTTAGTCGAAAATTACCAGATGATTGGGGAAAAGGAGGGGGGCGACGTCCAGTAGCCAACGTGAGTTGGTATGATGCAATTCAATATTGCAACTGGAGGAGTGATTTAGAGAATTTAGACAAAGTTTATGTTATACATTCAGACTCCATAACCATAACTGTAGACTGGACAAAAAACGGCTATCGTCTGCCTACTGAAGCAGAGTGGGAATATGCAGCTCGAGAAAAAGGGAGAAGAGTTCGATTTGGAAACGGTAAATCAATAGCTGATCCACATGAAATCAATTTTGATGGGTCAAAGTCATCTCAAAAAGAATATTCCGTAGTAGGTTCCAATAGAGGGGAGACTGTTGAGGTTGGGCTTCTCAAGCCCCCTAATAAATTGAATTTATATGATATGAGCGGCAATGTTTGGGAGTGGTGCTGGGATTGGTATGGGGAGTATTCTCAGGAGGTTCAAATCAATCCGAAAGGACCAGATGAGGGCTTATTTCATGTATATCGAGGTGGATCATGGGATGTCAGTGCGGATCGGGTTCGAGCGTCATTTCGCCCTGATAGGCGGCCAGAGAAAGATCATTTTAATGTTGGCTTCCGTCTTGCAAGGACAGCAACTAATGTTTAG
- a CDS encoding Gfo/Idh/MocA family protein, producing the protein MSKTKKLSRRKFIEQSAVLGAATVVAPGLLQGRSSPAKKVRVSIIGCGSVSTQYLPHISKSPHVELVSTCDIIPARAQKAAEQYGIKHWYPHIDQLLAGEPFDLLLNLTDMQEHGRLNKLALNAGRNVWSEKPMANTYAEGKALFDLAKSKGLRIWGAPAVVNSPQFAFMAEQIKAGKLGRVAAAHAHYGHLGPTWSAFFYEKGGGSLPDLGVYNLATLTGLLGPAKYITAMTSIVTPQRKTDDKGDIAVEAEDNAIVLMDHGKGIISSVQCGFNYFDPYGHEGKGQEKPTISIWGSGGNMNLIGYDWAPFGVDMATLENEKTVRHVPDPGAYVWQMGATVIAEYMAGATGEPRIQAEHALHVLEVIEAARKAARTGKRVKLSSTFRYPVG; encoded by the coding sequence ATGAGCAAGACAAAAAAACTTTCCCGCCGCAAGTTCATCGAACAGTCGGCGGTATTGGGGGCGGCCACGGTTGTTGCGCCGGGTTTGTTGCAAGGGCGTAGTTCACCAGCCAAAAAGGTACGCGTCAGCATCATCGGTTGCGGCAGTGTATCTACCCAGTATTTGCCCCACATCTCCAAGTCGCCCCATGTGGAACTGGTGAGTACCTGCGACATCATCCCCGCACGCGCCCAAAAGGCAGCAGAACAATACGGCATCAAACACTGGTATCCCCACATCGACCAACTCCTGGCCGGCGAACCCTTCGACCTTTTGCTCAACCTGACCGACATGCAAGAACATGGCAGGCTCAACAAACTGGCTTTGAATGCGGGGCGCAACGTGTGGAGCGAAAAACCCATGGCGAATACCTATGCCGAAGGCAAAGCCCTCTTTGATTTGGCCAAATCTAAAGGCCTGCGCATTTGGGGTGCTCCGGCGGTGGTCAACAGTCCACAGTTTGCCTTTATGGCCGAGCAGATCAAGGCGGGTAAACTGGGGCGGGTAGCGGCTGCCCACGCCCATTACGGGCATTTGGGACCCACCTGGTCGGCATTTTTTTATGAAAAAGGAGGGGGGAGTTTACCCGATTTGGGAGTGTACAATCTGGCTACCCTCACGGGTTTGCTCGGCCCGGCCAAATACATCACGGCCATGACCAGCATCGTGACACCCCAGCGCAAAACCGACGACAAAGGCGACATCGCAGTAGAAGCCGAAGACAATGCCATCGTACTGATGGACCACGGCAAAGGCATCATTTCCAGTGTACAATGTGGGTTCAATTATTTTGACCCCTATGGTCACGAGGGCAAGGGCCAGGAAAAACCGACCATCTCCATCTGGGGCAGCGGCGGCAACATGAACCTGATCGGTTACGATTGGGCGCCTTTTGGGGTAGATATGGCTACACTGGAAAATGAAAAAACGGTTCGTCATGTGCCCGATCCCGGTGCTTACGTCTGGCAAATGGGTGCTACGGTGATTGCCGAGTACATGGCCGGAGCCACTGGCGAGCCACGCATCCAGGCGGAACACGCGCTGCACGTGCTGGAGGTGATTGAGGCGGCACGAAAGGCTGCGAGAACGGGGAAAAGGGTGAAGTTGAGTTCGACGTTTAGGTATCCGGTTGGGTAG
- a CDS encoding AI-2E family transporter, translated as MTAQTWSRYIIIGLTTLVIGFVVYHFSTIISYVITAWVLSLIGQPIYKRIRLMKIGKLRPGPGVASILTLLCFFLIFGGLVAMFVPSILKQASNLANVDYPAIATALEEPYHKVGLWLAQYGIKLPEDTLEQLLKNGLRGWFEPSKIGTFIASVFGAIGSIIVNVASVVFITFFFLQERKLFINFILALVPEKYEEPTLETIKDTVSLLTRYFGGLIIQLSIFGVALWLLLTILGIKNALLIALFGALMNVIPYIGPIIGAAFGIFITISSNLGIDFYAELGPMLIKVFVVFQVVQIIDNNFIQPYIFSKSVLAHPLEIFIMILVGAQVAGILGIILAIPVYTIIRVIAKEFLYQFKIVKQLTGRMEEEGY; from the coding sequence ATGACCGCTCAAACCTGGAGTCGTTACATCATCATAGGCCTGACAACCCTGGTCATTGGTTTTGTAGTCTACCATTTTAGCACCATCATCTCCTACGTAATTACAGCGTGGGTGCTCTCTTTGATTGGTCAGCCTATTTATAAGCGCATCCGTTTGATGAAAATCGGCAAACTGCGCCCAGGGCCGGGGGTGGCTTCTATTTTGACCCTTTTGTGCTTCTTTTTGATCTTCGGTGGGTTGGTCGCCATGTTTGTGCCTTCCATATTGAAACAAGCCAGCAACCTGGCCAATGTCGATTATCCAGCCATTGCCACCGCGCTGGAAGAACCTTACCATAAAGTCGGGCTTTGGCTGGCACAATACGGCATTAAGTTGCCGGAAGATACATTGGAACAGTTGCTCAAAAACGGCCTCAGGGGTTGGTTTGAACCGAGTAAAATTGGAACCTTCATCGCATCCGTGTTCGGCGCCATTGGCAGCATCATCGTCAATGTAGCATCTGTGGTTTTTATCACCTTTTTCTTTTTGCAAGAGCGCAAATTGTTCATCAACTTTATACTCGCGCTGGTACCCGAAAAATACGAAGAGCCAACCCTCGAAACGATCAAAGACACCGTTTCACTCTTGACCCGTTACTTTGGGGGCTTGATCATCCAGTTGTCCATATTTGGCGTGGCACTTTGGCTCTTGTTGACCATTTTGGGCATCAAAAACGCCCTATTGATTGCCTTATTTGGCGCTTTGATGAACGTCATTCCTTACATCGGCCCCATCATTGGAGCAGCATTTGGCATTTTTATCACCATCTCGTCCAACCTTGGTATTGATTTTTATGCGGAATTAGGCCCCATGTTGATCAAGGTTTTTGTCGTGTTTCAGGTGGTACAAATCATCGATAACAATTTTATACAACCTTATATTTTTTCCAAAAGTGTCTTGGCACACCCTCTGGAAATTTTCATCATGATCCTGGTGGGCGCTCAAGTTGCTGGAATCCTGGGCATCATTTTAGCCATTCCTGTTTACACCATCATTCGGGTAATCGCTAAAGAATTTTTATACCAGTTCAAGATCGTTAAACAGTTGACGGGGAGGATGGAAGAGGAAGGATATTAA
- a CDS encoding SDR family NAD(P)-dependent oxidoreductase gives MLFSLHNKKAAITGAGSGIGLAIAQVFAQQGAEVHILDLNEATAQEAAQSIQRQGGKASAYACDVSNQAQMKVVFQHIGPLDILVNNAGIAHIGTAESTSEADFDRVMNINVKGVYNCLHAAIPLMKENGGGVILNMASIAATIGIPDRFAYSTAKGAVLTMTLATAKDYLKQNIRCNCISPARVHTPFVDGFLAKNYPGQEAEMYEKLAQTQPIGRMAEPVEVAYLALFLCSDEAGFITGCDYPIDGGFTRLNN, from the coding sequence ATGCTTTTTTCTTTACACAACAAAAAGGCTGCCATCACCGGCGCAGGCAGCGGCATTGGCTTGGCGATTGCCCAGGTATTCGCGCAGCAGGGTGCTGAAGTCCATATTTTGGATTTGAATGAAGCGACGGCTCAGGAAGCAGCCCAAAGCATTCAGCGCCAGGGTGGAAAAGCAAGTGCCTATGCCTGCGATGTGAGCAATCAGGCTCAGATGAAGGTGGTATTTCAACACATTGGCCCACTCGATATTTTGGTCAACAATGCGGGTATTGCCCACATTGGCACCGCCGAAAGCACTTCCGAGGCTGATTTCGACCGCGTGATGAACATCAACGTGAAGGGGGTATACAATTGTTTGCACGCCGCGATTCCCTTGATGAAAGAAAATGGCGGCGGGGTCATCCTCAATATGGCTTCGATTGCTGCCACCATCGGCATTCCCGATCGTTTTGCCTATTCCACGGCCAAAGGAGCGGTACTGACCATGACCCTGGCTACCGCCAAAGATTACCTCAAGCAAAACATCCGCTGCAATTGTATTTCGCCTGCCCGGGTACATACCCCTTTTGTGGATGGGTTTTTAGCCAAAAACTATCCCGGCCAGGAAGCCGAAATGTACGAAAAACTGGCCCAGACCCAACCCATTGGGCGCATGGCCGAACCCGTGGAAGTTGCCTACCTGGCCTTGTTCCTTTGCTCGGATGAAGCAGGGTTCATCACCGGTTGCGACTATCCCATCGACGGCGGCTTCACCCGCCTCAACAATTAG
- a CDS encoding fumarylacetoacetate hydrolase family protein produces MKLIRYGAPEAEKPGVQLPDGRRIDVSAFTNDFDERFFASGKIKDLADWVATNAANCPVIADSERLGPSVARPSKIICIGLNYAKHAAESGMAVPAEPVVFFKATSAICGPYDNLIIPKNSQKTDWEVELAVVIGKKASYVEEADAMDHVAGYLLHNDYSEREFQLERSGQWVKGKSADTFAPLGPYLATPDELGDPHNLRLWLSVNGEMLQDSNTDDLVFKIPHLIHYLSQFMTLLPGDVISTGTPFGVGLGFNPPRYLKPGDVVELGIDGLGTQKQVAQAWG; encoded by the coding sequence ATGAAATTAATCCGCTACGGCGCACCTGAAGCCGAAAAACCCGGAGTACAGCTCCCCGACGGACGTCGAATCGATGTTTCGGCTTTCACCAATGATTTTGATGAACGATTTTTTGCCAGTGGCAAAATCAAAGACCTGGCCGACTGGGTAGCTACAAATGCTGCCAATTGCCCAGTCATTGCCGATTCGGAACGTTTAGGCCCTAGCGTCGCTCGCCCCTCAAAAATCATCTGTATCGGCCTCAATTATGCCAAACACGCCGCCGAATCGGGTATGGCGGTTCCGGCAGAGCCCGTCGTGTTTTTCAAAGCTACTTCTGCCATCTGCGGCCCTTACGATAATTTGATCATCCCCAAAAATTCCCAAAAAACCGACTGGGAAGTGGAATTGGCGGTGGTCATTGGCAAAAAAGCCAGCTATGTAGAAGAAGCCGATGCCATGGACCATGTAGCGGGATATCTGTTGCACAACGATTACTCCGAGCGCGAGTTTCAATTGGAGCGTTCCGGGCAGTGGGTTAAAGGCAAAAGTGCGGACACCTTTGCTCCACTCGGGCCGTATCTGGCCACCCCGGATGAATTGGGTGATCCGCACAACCTGCGATTGTGGCTATCCGTCAACGGCGAGATGTTGCAGGATTCCAATACCGATGATCTGGTGTTCAAAATCCCACACCTGATTCATTACCTGAGCCAGTTTATGACGCTGCTGCCGGGTGATGTTATTTCAACGGGGACCCCATTTGGGGTAGGCTTGGGCTTCAATCCACCACGCTACCTCAAACCTGGAGATGTCGTGGAATTGGGCATCGATGGATTGGGGACGCAAAAGCAGGTGGCGCAGGCCTGGGGGTAA
- a CDS encoding DUF1579 family protein, producing MPPSKTKEVAAKVAVLPIQPGEWTGKGYYQFGPNRQEVDQYEKITSVLDGSVLLIEGIGRQNGEVRHHAVGTLSYDPFTQKYMLRTFKDGYTVDAETEMKEDGSFIWSMKNPRGITRYTVRLIDGTWIETGDFSADEGKTWSSFLEMKLQKK from the coding sequence ATGCCTCCATCTAAAACCAAAGAAGTGGCTGCTAAAGTCGCTGTGTTGCCCATCCAGCCGGGAGAATGGACGGGCAAAGGTTATTACCAATTTGGCCCCAACCGCCAGGAAGTAGACCAATACGAAAAAATCACCTCCGTGCTGGATGGCAGTGTATTGCTCATTGAAGGAATTGGGCGGCAAAATGGAGAAGTTCGCCACCATGCTGTCGGCACACTGAGTTACGATCCTTTTACCCAAAAGTATATGCTGCGCACCTTTAAGGATGGCTACACTGTTGATGCGGAAACGGAGATGAAGGAGGATGGTAGTTTCATCTGGTCGATGAAAAATCCGCGAGGAATCACCCGCTACACCGTTCGCCTCATCGATGGAACCTGGATAGAGACGGGGGATTTTTCTGCGGACGAAGGCAAAACCTGGAGCTCTTTTTTGGAAATGAAGTTGCAGAAGAAATAA
- a CDS encoding helix-turn-helix transcriptional regulator, with protein MQLSYQEFLPSTALSKYLAGHWKFVVPLDWNGSPEHLAPPDGCVSLFLYKNAHTQVRFIGLVGPRLSLFQTSLLPGSVYWGIRFLPGTFSCFFEQPLDTLRDQVLPAPAGDHFSAFLEALNADFEDIQGLENNLLQLKRKAPDEEVAKVVQEILASEGQCKIADLVQQAFVSERQLQKRFRKEVGLSMKELARVLRMRAALAQLVLSEHKHLDISFNSGYYDQAHFLHEFQAFSRQKPDQLKQYLRKIQHGNIHW; from the coding sequence ATGCAGTTGTCGTATCAGGAATTTTTGCCCTCTACAGCGCTGTCCAAATATTTGGCCGGGCATTGGAAATTTGTAGTACCCCTGGATTGGAATGGCTCTCCGGAGCACCTGGCTCCACCAGACGGCTGTGTGTCTTTGTTTTTGTATAAAAATGCCCACACTCAGGTACGGTTTATCGGCCTGGTTGGGCCAAGGCTCAGCTTGTTTCAAACTTCGCTTTTGCCTGGTTCGGTATATTGGGGGATTCGGTTTCTACCCGGTACTTTTTCCTGTTTTTTTGAGCAGCCGCTTGATACGCTGCGGGATCAGGTTTTGCCTGCACCTGCTGGTGACCACTTTAGTGCATTTTTGGAGGCCTTGAATGCAGATTTCGAGGATATTCAGGGACTGGAAAATAACCTGCTTCAACTCAAACGCAAAGCACCAGATGAGGAAGTAGCCAAAGTGGTACAGGAAATTCTGGCATCAGAAGGGCAGTGCAAAATTGCCGACCTGGTACAGCAGGCCTTTGTCAGCGAACGACAATTGCAAAAACGTTTTCGCAAGGAAGTTGGCTTAAGCATGAAGGAACTGGCGCGGGTTTTGCGCATGCGTGCTGCACTGGCTCAGTTGGTGCTTTCTGAGCACAAACATTTAGACATTTCATTCAACAGTGGCTACTACGATCAAGCCCACTTTTTACACGAATTTCAAGCCTTCTCCCGCCAAAAACCAGATCAACTGAAGCAGTATTTGCGCAAGATTCAACACGGGAACATCCATTGGTAA
- a CDS encoding GNAT family N-acetyltransferase has protein sequence MLQHLLTVETALITHRTVVRRFRENDGQNYFKLFQENLDQLESRYPPIVDQIPNQDNIEFFVRQKLAAWLTQTEYCLGVWDKESAVPIGLVRIADIDWSCSKGELYLFLDKTRHQKGIMTEVLQKVIHFVFHQLQLNKLVVRTESDNFAAQRLARKVGFLREGDIRAEYRRPSGEWVDLMIFGLLK, from the coding sequence ATGCTTCAGCATTTGTTAACGGTTGAAACAGCACTGATTACCCACCGTACTGTCGTGCGTCGTTTTCGTGAAAACGATGGGCAGAACTACTTTAAGCTCTTTCAGGAGAATTTGGATCAACTCGAAAGTCGTTATCCCCCCATTGTAGACCAGATCCCCAATCAGGACAATATTGAGTTTTTTGTACGCCAAAAACTGGCCGCCTGGCTCACCCAAACTGAATATTGCCTGGGTGTATGGGACAAAGAATCCGCCGTACCCATCGGCCTGGTCCGCATTGCAGACATTGATTGGAGCTGTTCCAAGGGTGAATTGTACTTGTTTTTGGACAAAACACGCCACCAGAAAGGCATCATGACTGAGGTGTTGCAAAAAGTGATCCACTTCGTTTTTCACCAATTGCAACTCAATAAATTGGTAGTGCGCACCGAAAGTGACAATTTTGCCGCGCAGCGCCTGGCACGGAAAGTAGGTTTTTTGAGAGAAGGGGACATCCGTGCTGAATACCGCCGCCCCAGTGGAGAATGGGTCGATTTAATGATTTTCGGCCTACTTAAGTAA
- a CDS encoding adenylate/guanylate cyclase domain-containing protein → MKEQYTRRFRIKLNQLFWIIIWWTLLGALDALGAYSLSAGWSIRDTGVARFVLFNTLSAFFSSIISGGFLVFFLRDRFTMKSFGFALLISSFVISVLNFGVFLLTHGILLSIRYGQNGLDPEVLARSTSLFDQPFYIKILIFWSIVAFITTIALHVNEKYGQGVLIKMLLGHYHRPREEERIFMFVDIKGSTAIAEQLGHVQFFNFLNDFFRDVTNPIVDTAGEIYQYVGDEIVISWDMKRGLNNANCIRCFFRMQELILRRSGFYRDKYGVAPEFKAGLHCGVVTTGEIGVIKKDIVFSGDTMNTTARIQAVCNKFRVRMLLSKNLLEKLDLPPLQYHPKRVGVFELKGKKQLVELYTFEEAMEPRYVGDGGISAT, encoded by the coding sequence ATGAAAGAACAGTATACCAGAAGGTTTCGCATCAAACTGAACCAATTGTTCTGGATCATCATCTGGTGGACCCTTTTGGGGGCTTTGGACGCGTTGGGAGCCTATTCGCTCTCGGCGGGTTGGTCGATACGTGATACAGGAGTCGCACGTTTTGTGCTGTTTAATACCCTTTCGGCATTTTTTTCCAGCATCATCTCTGGCGGTTTCCTGGTGTTTTTCCTACGCGATCGATTCACCATGAAATCCTTTGGCTTCGCGTTGCTGATTTCAAGCTTTGTCATTTCCGTGCTCAACTTTGGTGTTTTTTTATTGACCCACGGCATTTTGCTGAGCATCCGTTATGGCCAAAATGGACTCGACCCCGAGGTACTGGCACGCAGCACCAGCCTGTTTGACCAGCCGTTTTACATCAAAATTCTCATCTTCTGGTCCATCGTGGCCTTTATCACCACCATTGCCTTACATGTAAATGAGAAATACGGTCAAGGAGTTTTGATCAAAATGTTGCTGGGGCATTACCACCGCCCCCGGGAGGAGGAACGAATTTTTATGTTTGTCGACATCAAAGGTTCTACGGCCATTGCCGAGCAATTGGGACACGTGCAGTTTTTCAATTTTTTGAACGACTTCTTCCGCGATGTCACCAATCCGATTGTGGATACTGCTGGCGAAATTTACCAATACGTCGGCGACGAAATCGTGATTTCCTGGGACATGAAGCGAGGGCTCAACAACGCCAACTGCATCCGCTGTTTTTTCCGCATGCAGGAGCTCATCCTCCGCCGTTCAGGCTTTTACCGCGACAAATACGGCGTAGCGCCAGAGTTCAAAGCCGGATTACACTGCGGCGTAGTCACCACCGGGGAAATTGGAGTGATCAAAAAAGACATCGTTTTTTCGGGCGATACTATGAATACCACTGCGCGTATCCAGGCGGTGTGCAACAAGTTTCGGGTACGGATGCTGCTGAGTAAAAATTTGTTGGAAAAACTGGATCTGCCGCCGCTGCAATACCATCCCAAGCGCGTGGGGGTATTTGAACTGAAAGGCAAAAAGCAGTTGGTGGAGTTGTATACGTTTGAAGAGGCGATGGAGCCGCGGTATGTGGGGGATGGGGGGATTTCGGCGACGTGA
- a CDS encoding XisI protein, with product MDKVKKYQDVIIQFLQHYNEESGGNQPDSRIKHRILIDKENNSFQLLAIGWNNHHYAFGPIFHFDIIDGKIWMQCNNTEWEVVDYLMEHGVIKEDIVLGFIHPLSRHFSGFATA from the coding sequence ATGGATAAAGTAAAAAAATACCAGGATGTCATCATCCAATTTCTCCAACATTATAATGAAGAGTCTGGAGGAAACCAACCTGATTCCAGGATAAAACATCGGATATTAATCGATAAAGAAAACAACAGTTTTCAGTTGCTCGCTATTGGGTGGAATAATCATCACTATGCATTTGGCCCCATTTTTCACTTCGATATCATTGATGGGAAAATCTGGATGCAATGCAACAATACCGAATGGGAAGTAGTGGATTATCTGATGGAGCATGGAGTTATCAAAGAGGATATTGTATTAGGGTTTATTCATCCTTTGTCTCGGCATTTTTCAGGATTCGCGACGGCATAA
- a CDS encoding XisH family protein, which translates to MNELLIELLIAWTKTCIFAQEVKLRYGERFYHDNVREALEKDGWVITDDPYRVNIGEIGYEIDFGAEPLIAAQKDEKLIAVEVKSFVGPSTINEFHRAVGQFNDYSVALEFNDPSRILFLAVPLDIWIRFFQQPLIQRSLERIQAKVVVYNPFEKTIVQWIK; encoded by the coding sequence GTGAACGAGCTATTGATTGAGCTATTGATTGCTTGGACAAAAACTTGTATTTTTGCTCAAGAAGTAAAACTAAGGTATGGCGAAAGATTTTACCACGATAATGTTCGAGAAGCTTTGGAGAAAGATGGGTGGGTGATTACTGATGACCCTTATCGCGTAAATATAGGCGAAATAGGTTATGAGATTGATTTCGGAGCTGAGCCATTAATTGCAGCTCAAAAGGATGAAAAACTGATTGCTGTAGAAGTTAAAAGTTTTGTAGGACCTTCAACAATCAATGAATTTCATCGAGCAGTAGGGCAATTCAATGACTACAGTGTCGCATTGGAGTTCAATGATCCTTCACGCATATTATTTCTCGCGGTACCTTTGGACATCTGGATTCGATTTTTTCAACAACCCTTAATCCAAAGATCACTTGAGCGGATTCAAGCCAAAGTTGTGGTTTATAATCCTTTTGAAAAAACTATTGTGCAATGGATAAAGTAA